A single window of Nematostella vectensis chromosome 4, jaNemVect1.1, whole genome shotgun sequence DNA harbors:
- the LOC5516092 gene encoding PHD finger protein 12 isoform X2, which translates to MDYDHLDPEGSLMDQIQALIQPPSSEIPVKKAKKTDKEARKVGRSVNHDNCDSCGEGGDLLCCDQCPCAFHLSCCDPPLEEDDIPDGEWLCIECRNKQKQDQKNGKEVPEKGGEEKENEKEKENEKRTEKAKEKDVQVTKQNESINPDSPFSTLVKMSTGKNPSTFQLPPELKCTTVFPGDRKRKGSTEDKGSSSKSSKLAGEEDGFPPTRLCFTCSRTELFGKLVQCDFCPLGFHMDCINPPLTTPPSGMWMCPNHAEHAEPGLRDPRFSKRCQAYNDLKNNVSQHTVKLDFLDRVKRLKKHPYFRRKPYLPIKRRSSLVPQSIKDHYSMPPLTQLPDHIRRMQEPVPLYSLPLATPTSEEQEEWLKCVVNLQCGIAKHLSQAPSNKLLVSSCATNLSETSTSVKADTPSVATVASMVNSLATGTISREALYNGVKSDMATPVPSTSSVANACISRVVTTTITTSSGGKTVTKPVTILYASPSKLQASINGPLNCAKPIGSTALSSQIAAMASAGSFTNFNSVSIKRDPGDTDTKQNPTDAVKFLSDLGHLNNLKAKPPVIGTSVIPGTSVARTLSQQSTSTLSMLPGVSKVGANTPTKLIVLTSNNSGNIIKTIGLASSSAGHIPAGIALAGTATNVASSVKVTSAPFTAGTLTVGANTSPGRVQGGVSTPIATANAINSICAATGVDAFNELGKLDSRLIQVLAYQRLQQLLTQTKPVPPSPVSARKITFNGLKDGLVLPHNSVPTGRSIAVLCPLTGTGPSMAMVHKCLTIGKGVDSDVCLQDYSPCNFVSEKHCCIFYDESSKQYELINYSEHGTYVDNVLYSCDFSDKPNRHVTSSKDLNPNKVSKSKLLETADAKKTNKVVRRTLGFGVQEINKACNCTTSSSNLIGSSGAGWEGTALLHHGSYIKVGCVQFVFSITNNASKLPPIAKNLTISTNTVSHPTPVK; encoded by the exons ATGGACTACGACCACTTGGATCCCGAGGGGAGCTTGATGGAT caAATACAAGCATTGATACAACCACCATCCTCGGAAATCCCTGTAAAGAAGGCGAAGAAAACGGACAAAGAAGCTCGCAAAGTCGGACGTAGCGTTAACCACGACAATTGTGATAGTTGTGGGGAAGGAGGCGATTTGTTGTGTTGTGATCAGTGCCCGTGCGCCTTTCATCTCAGCTGCTG TGACCCTCCTCTGGAAGAAGATGATATCCCTGATGGAGAGTGGCTCTGCATTGAATGTCGCAATAAACAGAAGCAG gaccaaaaaaatggaaaagaaGTGCCTGAAAAAGGCGGagaggaaaaagaaaatgaaaaagaaaaggaaaatgaAAAGCGGACTGAAAAAGCCAAAGAGAAAGATGTCCAAGTGACTAAGCAAAATGAAAGTATAAACCCGGACTCACCATTCTCTACTTTGGTCAAAATGAGCACTGGAAAGAACCCGTCAACATTCCAGCTGCCACCAGAGCTCAAGTGTACCACGGTATTTCCTG GTGAcaggaaaagaaaaggaagCACTGAAGACAAAGGGTCTTCCTCAAAGAGTTCCAAATT GGCTGGGGAGGAAGATGGTTTTCCCCCAACTCGACTGTGCTTCACCTGTAGCAG gactGAATTGTTTGGCAAGCTGGTTCAGTGTGATTTCTGTCCGCTGGGATTTCATATGGACTGTATCAATCCTCCGCTGACCACACCCCCCTCTGGCATGTGGATGTGTCCAAACCATGCTGAGCATGCAGAG CCAGGATTAAGGGATCCAAGATTTAGCAAGCGATGTCAAGCATACAATGACTTGAAAAACAATGTTTCTCAACACACTGTCAAACTGGATTTCTTGGATAGAGTTAAAAG ACTGAAGAAGCACCCATACTTCCGGAGAAAGCCCTATCTGCCAATAAAAAGACGCTCTTCCTTG GTTCCTCAAAGCATCAAGGACCACTATTCAATGCCTCCACTCACTCAACTGCCAGATCACATCAGAAGGATGCAGGAGCCTGTTCCTCTGTACTCCTTACCCTTAGCCACACCCACTAGTGAGGAACAGGAGGAG tgGCTGAAATGTGTGGTGAATCTCCAGTGCGGCATTGCCAAACACCTTTCTCAAGCTCCAAGCAACAAACTCTTAGTGTCCAGTTGTGCCACAAACCTTTCGGAGACTAGCACGTCAGTGAAGGCAGACACTCCAAGTGTTGCCACCGTAGCTTCTATGGTCAATTCCCTTGCAACAGGCACCATATCCAGGGAAGCTCTGTACAATGGTGTCAAGAGTGACATGGCGACACCTGTACCTTCAACAAGTAGTGTTGCCAATGCTTGCATCAGCAGAGTGGTTACGACGACGATAACAACATCCAGTGGTGGGAAGACAGTGACAAAGCCAGTCACTATACTTTATGCATCGCCGTCCAAGCTGCAAGCGTCAATAAATGGTCCCCTGAACTGTGCGAAGCCAATAGGTAGTACTGCTCTTTCTTCGCAAATCGCTGCCATGGCATCGGCTGGGTCCTTTACGAACTTTAATTCGGTTTCAATCAAGCGTGATCCTGGTGATACTGATACAAAACAAAACCCTACAGATGCTGTAAAATTCCTTAGTGACTTGGGCCACTTAAACAATCTCAAGGCAAAACCACCTGTTATTGGCACTTCGGTTATTCCTGGGACTTCGGTAGCTAGAACACTTTCTCAACAGTCAACATCAACTCTAAGCATGTTGCCTGGGGTGAGCAAAGTTGGTGCCAACACACCGACTAAACTTATTGTCCTTACGAGTAACAACAGTGGGAATATTATTAAGACTATTGGCCTTGCATCCAGCTCAGCTGGTCACATACCAGCAGGTATTGCCCTAGCTGGTACAGCAACTAATGTTGCCAGCTCCGTAAAAGTTACTTCAGCACCATTTACTGCAGGAACACTAACAGTTGGTGCGAATACAAGTCCAGGAAGAGTGCAAGGGGGCGTTTCTACTCCAATAGCTACTGCAAATGCAATAAACAGCATTTGTGCTGCAACCGGAgtggatgcattcaatg AACTGGGAAAACTGGATTCAAGACTTATACAAGTACTAGCCTATCAAAGATTGCAACAACTACTAACACAGACAAAG CCAGTACCTCCAAGCCCTGTTTCTGCTCGTAAAATCACTTTTAACGGCCTAAAGGACGGCCTGGTATTACCACACAATTCAG TTCCGACAGGTCGGTCTATTGCAGTTCTTTGCCCTCTCACTGGGACAGGCCCATCAATGGCGATGGTCCACAAATGTCTCACTATAGGAAAAG GTGTAGATTCAGATGTCTGTCTTCAGGACTACAGCCCGTGTAACTTCGTGTCCGAGAAGCACTGCTGTATTTTCTATGACGAG TCTTCCAAGCAATACGAACTAATCAATTACAGCGAGCATGGCACTTACGTAGATAACGTTCTCTACTCGTGCGACTTCTCGGACAAGCCTAACCGTCACGTGACCTCCTCCAAGGACCTCAACCCAAATAAGGTCAGCAAATCGAAGCTTCTAGAAACAGCAGACGCCAAAAAAACCAACAAGGTCGTGCGGAGAACTCTGGGTTTCGGCGTCCAGGAGATTAACAAGGCGTGCAATTGTACCACGAGCAGTTCTAACTTGATTGGTAGCAGCGGTGCAGGCTGGGAAGGCACGGCACTATTGCATCATGGGAGCTACATCAAGGTTGGCTGTGTGCAGTTCGTGTTCAGTATTACGAACAATGCGTCCAAGTTACCGCCCATCGCTAAGAACCTCACTATCTCGACCAACACCGTTAGCCACCCTACTCCGGTCAAGTGA
- the LOC5516082 gene encoding L-serine dehydratase/L-threonine deaminase isoform X1, whose protein sequence is MHSLHVKTPLLESHPLSRKAKCSVYIKLDNVQPCGSFKIRGVGNLCQKAVQRGSQHLVCSSGGNAGLAAAYSARMLDTPCDIIVPSTTPESMVVRLREEGANVTVHGDVWDEADGYARKLVQEKGYTYVPPFNHPDIWEGVASVIHESSEQIKNKPDVVVVCVGGGGLLCGVLQGLHDVGWKDVPVIAMETEGANSFEASVKAGELVTLDGIRSIAKTLGATRVAERALEWTKEHNVISCVCTDSQAVNACERFAKCATIWYQMPPGDDHRMLVEPSCGATLAAIYENILPKLQVDGRLGTIKTALVIVCGGNMVTIEQLLKWKTQLRLNEVNQKVL, encoded by the exons ATGCATTCCTTACACGTGAAGACCCCTCTATTAGAAAGCCATCCTCTCTCGAGAAAAGCAAAGTGCTCCGTCTACATCAAGCTAGACAACGTGCAACCGTGCGGCTCTTTCAAAATAAGAGGTGTTGGAAATCTATGCCAAAAG GCTGTACAGAGAGGATCGCAACACCTTGTTTGCTCATCAG GTGGCAATGCTGGACTTGCCGCAGCCTACTCGGCACGGATGCTTGACACTCCTTGTGACATCATAGTACCTAGTACTACTCCAGAATCAATGGTGGTGCGTCTCCGGGAAGAGGGAGCTAATGTCACAGTGCATGGTGAT GTTTGGGATGAAGCAGATGGGTATGCTAGGAAACTAGTCCAAGAAAAAG GCTACACTTATGTACCACCATTTAACCACCCTGATATCTG GGAAGGCGTGGCATCTGTCATACACGAATCATCGGAACAGATCAAGAACAAGCCTGATGTTGTGGTGGTGTGTGTCGGTGGTGGAGGCCTGTTGTGCGGTGTACTGCAAGGCTTACATGATGTTGGCTGGAAGGACGTCCCTGTCATCGCCATGGAGACTGAAGGAGCCAATAGTTTTGAAGCATCAGTAAAAGCCGGCGAACTTGTCACTTTAGATGGCATCAGAAG CATTGCCAAAACTTTGGGTGCAACACGTGTTGCAGAAAGGGCACTGGAATGGACTAAGGAACACAACGTGATCAGTTGCGTGTGTACAGATAGCCAGGCCGTCAACGCATGTGAAAGATTTGCCA AGTGCGCAACCATTTGGTATCAAATGCCACCAGGCG ATGATCACCGTATGCTTGTGGAGCCCAGCTGTGGTGCGACACTCGCTGCTATTTACGAAAACATTCTTCCAAAGCTGCAGGTTGACGGGAGACTGGGTACTATCAAGACAGCCTTGGTCATCGTTTGTGGCGGGAACATGGTCACCATCGAACAATTACTCAAATGGAAAACGCAACTAAGGTTGAATGAAGTGAACCAAAAAGTACTATGA
- the LOC5516092 gene encoding PHD finger protein 12 isoform X1, protein MDYDHLDPEGSLMDQIQALIQPPSSEIPVKKAKKTDKEARKVGRSVNHDNCDSCGEGGDLLCCDQCPCAFHLSCCDPPLEEDDIPDGEWLCIECRNKQKQDQKNGKEVPEKGGEEKENEKEKENEKRTEKAKEKDVQVTKQNESINPDSPFSTLVKMSTGKNPSTFQLPPELKCTTVFPGDRKRKGSTEDKGSSSKSSKLAGEEDGFPPTRLCFTCSRTELFGKLVQCDFCPLGFHMDCINPPLTTPPSGMWMCPNHAEHAEPGLRDPRFSKRCQAYNDLKNNVSQHTVKLDFLDRVKRLKKHPYFRRKPYLPIKRRSSLVPQSIKDHYSMPPLTQLPDHIRRMQEPVPLYSLPLATPTSEEQEEWLKCVVNLQCGIAKHLSQAPSNKLLVSSCATNLSETSTSVKADTPSVATVASMVNSLATGTISREALYNGVKSDMATPVPSTSSVANACISRVVTTTITTSSGGKTVTKPVTILYASPSKLQASINGPLNCAKPIGSTALSSQIAAMASAGSFTNFNSVSIKRDPGDTDTKQNPTDAVKFLSDLGHLNNLKAKPPVIGTSVIPGTSVARTLSQQSTSTLSMLPGVSKVGANTPTKLIVLTSNNSGNIIKTIGLASSSAGHIPAGIALAGTATNVASSVKVTSAPFTAGTLTVGANTSPGRVQGGVSTPIATANAINSICAATGVDAFNETELGKLDSRLIQVLAYQRLQQLLTQTKPVPPSPVSARKITFNGLKDGLVLPHNSVPTGRSIAVLCPLTGTGPSMAMVHKCLTIGKGVDSDVCLQDYSPCNFVSEKHCCIFYDESSKQYELINYSEHGTYVDNVLYSCDFSDKPNRHVTSSKDLNPNKVSKSKLLETADAKKTNKVVRRTLGFGVQEINKACNCTTSSSNLIGSSGAGWEGTALLHHGSYIKVGCVQFVFSITNNASKLPPIAKNLTISTNTVSHPTPVK, encoded by the exons ATGGACTACGACCACTTGGATCCCGAGGGGAGCTTGATGGAT caAATACAAGCATTGATACAACCACCATCCTCGGAAATCCCTGTAAAGAAGGCGAAGAAAACGGACAAAGAAGCTCGCAAAGTCGGACGTAGCGTTAACCACGACAATTGTGATAGTTGTGGGGAAGGAGGCGATTTGTTGTGTTGTGATCAGTGCCCGTGCGCCTTTCATCTCAGCTGCTG TGACCCTCCTCTGGAAGAAGATGATATCCCTGATGGAGAGTGGCTCTGCATTGAATGTCGCAATAAACAGAAGCAG gaccaaaaaaatggaaaagaaGTGCCTGAAAAAGGCGGagaggaaaaagaaaatgaaaaagaaaaggaaaatgaAAAGCGGACTGAAAAAGCCAAAGAGAAAGATGTCCAAGTGACTAAGCAAAATGAAAGTATAAACCCGGACTCACCATTCTCTACTTTGGTCAAAATGAGCACTGGAAAGAACCCGTCAACATTCCAGCTGCCACCAGAGCTCAAGTGTACCACGGTATTTCCTG GTGAcaggaaaagaaaaggaagCACTGAAGACAAAGGGTCTTCCTCAAAGAGTTCCAAATT GGCTGGGGAGGAAGATGGTTTTCCCCCAACTCGACTGTGCTTCACCTGTAGCAG gactGAATTGTTTGGCAAGCTGGTTCAGTGTGATTTCTGTCCGCTGGGATTTCATATGGACTGTATCAATCCTCCGCTGACCACACCCCCCTCTGGCATGTGGATGTGTCCAAACCATGCTGAGCATGCAGAG CCAGGATTAAGGGATCCAAGATTTAGCAAGCGATGTCAAGCATACAATGACTTGAAAAACAATGTTTCTCAACACACTGTCAAACTGGATTTCTTGGATAGAGTTAAAAG ACTGAAGAAGCACCCATACTTCCGGAGAAAGCCCTATCTGCCAATAAAAAGACGCTCTTCCTTG GTTCCTCAAAGCATCAAGGACCACTATTCAATGCCTCCACTCACTCAACTGCCAGATCACATCAGAAGGATGCAGGAGCCTGTTCCTCTGTACTCCTTACCCTTAGCCACACCCACTAGTGAGGAACAGGAGGAG tgGCTGAAATGTGTGGTGAATCTCCAGTGCGGCATTGCCAAACACCTTTCTCAAGCTCCAAGCAACAAACTCTTAGTGTCCAGTTGTGCCACAAACCTTTCGGAGACTAGCACGTCAGTGAAGGCAGACACTCCAAGTGTTGCCACCGTAGCTTCTATGGTCAATTCCCTTGCAACAGGCACCATATCCAGGGAAGCTCTGTACAATGGTGTCAAGAGTGACATGGCGACACCTGTACCTTCAACAAGTAGTGTTGCCAATGCTTGCATCAGCAGAGTGGTTACGACGACGATAACAACATCCAGTGGTGGGAAGACAGTGACAAAGCCAGTCACTATACTTTATGCATCGCCGTCCAAGCTGCAAGCGTCAATAAATGGTCCCCTGAACTGTGCGAAGCCAATAGGTAGTACTGCTCTTTCTTCGCAAATCGCTGCCATGGCATCGGCTGGGTCCTTTACGAACTTTAATTCGGTTTCAATCAAGCGTGATCCTGGTGATACTGATACAAAACAAAACCCTACAGATGCTGTAAAATTCCTTAGTGACTTGGGCCACTTAAACAATCTCAAGGCAAAACCACCTGTTATTGGCACTTCGGTTATTCCTGGGACTTCGGTAGCTAGAACACTTTCTCAACAGTCAACATCAACTCTAAGCATGTTGCCTGGGGTGAGCAAAGTTGGTGCCAACACACCGACTAAACTTATTGTCCTTACGAGTAACAACAGTGGGAATATTATTAAGACTATTGGCCTTGCATCCAGCTCAGCTGGTCACATACCAGCAGGTATTGCCCTAGCTGGTACAGCAACTAATGTTGCCAGCTCCGTAAAAGTTACTTCAGCACCATTTACTGCAGGAACACTAACAGTTGGTGCGAATACAAGTCCAGGAAGAGTGCAAGGGGGCGTTTCTACTCCAATAGCTACTGCAAATGCAATAAACAGCATTTGTGCTGCAACCGGAgtggatgcattcaatg AAACAGAACTGGGAAAACTGGATTCAAGACTTATACAAGTACTAGCCTATCAAAGATTGCAACAACTACTAACACAGACAAAG CCAGTACCTCCAAGCCCTGTTTCTGCTCGTAAAATCACTTTTAACGGCCTAAAGGACGGCCTGGTATTACCACACAATTCAG TTCCGACAGGTCGGTCTATTGCAGTTCTTTGCCCTCTCACTGGGACAGGCCCATCAATGGCGATGGTCCACAAATGTCTCACTATAGGAAAAG GTGTAGATTCAGATGTCTGTCTTCAGGACTACAGCCCGTGTAACTTCGTGTCCGAGAAGCACTGCTGTATTTTCTATGACGAG TCTTCCAAGCAATACGAACTAATCAATTACAGCGAGCATGGCACTTACGTAGATAACGTTCTCTACTCGTGCGACTTCTCGGACAAGCCTAACCGTCACGTGACCTCCTCCAAGGACCTCAACCCAAATAAGGTCAGCAAATCGAAGCTTCTAGAAACAGCAGACGCCAAAAAAACCAACAAGGTCGTGCGGAGAACTCTGGGTTTCGGCGTCCAGGAGATTAACAAGGCGTGCAATTGTACCACGAGCAGTTCTAACTTGATTGGTAGCAGCGGTGCAGGCTGGGAAGGCACGGCACTATTGCATCATGGGAGCTACATCAAGGTTGGCTGTGTGCAGTTCGTGTTCAGTATTACGAACAATGCGTCCAAGTTACCGCCCATCGCTAAGAACCTCACTATCTCGACCAACACCGTTAGCCACCCTACTCCGGTCAAGTGA
- the LOC5516082 gene encoding L-serine dehydratase/L-threonine deaminase isoform X2, whose product MHSLHVKTPLLESHPLSRKAKCSVYIKLDNVQPCGSFKIRGVGNLCQKAVQRGSQHLVCSSGGNAGLAAAYSARMLDTPCDIIVPSTTPESMVVRLREEGANVTVHGDVWDEADGYARKLVQEKGYTYVPPFNHPDIWEGVASVIHESSEQIKNKPDVVVVCVGGGGLLCGVLQGLHDVGWKDVPVIAMETEGANSFEASVKAGELVTLDGIRSIAKTLGATRVAERALEWTKEHNVISCVCTDSQAVNACERFANDHRMLVEPSCGATLAAIYENILPKLQVDGRLGTIKTALVIVCGGNMVTIEQLLKWKTQLRLNEVNQKVL is encoded by the exons ATGCATTCCTTACACGTGAAGACCCCTCTATTAGAAAGCCATCCTCTCTCGAGAAAAGCAAAGTGCTCCGTCTACATCAAGCTAGACAACGTGCAACCGTGCGGCTCTTTCAAAATAAGAGGTGTTGGAAATCTATGCCAAAAG GCTGTACAGAGAGGATCGCAACACCTTGTTTGCTCATCAG GTGGCAATGCTGGACTTGCCGCAGCCTACTCGGCACGGATGCTTGACACTCCTTGTGACATCATAGTACCTAGTACTACTCCAGAATCAATGGTGGTGCGTCTCCGGGAAGAGGGAGCTAATGTCACAGTGCATGGTGAT GTTTGGGATGAAGCAGATGGGTATGCTAGGAAACTAGTCCAAGAAAAAG GCTACACTTATGTACCACCATTTAACCACCCTGATATCTG GGAAGGCGTGGCATCTGTCATACACGAATCATCGGAACAGATCAAGAACAAGCCTGATGTTGTGGTGGTGTGTGTCGGTGGTGGAGGCCTGTTGTGCGGTGTACTGCAAGGCTTACATGATGTTGGCTGGAAGGACGTCCCTGTCATCGCCATGGAGACTGAAGGAGCCAATAGTTTTGAAGCATCAGTAAAAGCCGGCGAACTTGTCACTTTAGATGGCATCAGAAG CATTGCCAAAACTTTGGGTGCAACACGTGTTGCAGAAAGGGCACTGGAATGGACTAAGGAACACAACGTGATCAGTTGCGTGTGTACAGATAGCCAGGCCGTCAACGCATGTGAAAGATTTGCCA ATGATCACCGTATGCTTGTGGAGCCCAGCTGTGGTGCGACACTCGCTGCTATTTACGAAAACATTCTTCCAAAGCTGCAGGTTGACGGGAGACTGGGTACTATCAAGACAGCCTTGGTCATCGTTTGTGGCGGGAACATGGTCACCATCGAACAATTACTCAAATGGAAAACGCAACTAAGGTTGAATGAAGTGAACCAAAAAGTACTATGA